A part of Geothrix oryzae genomic DNA contains:
- the nusG gene encoding transcription termination/antitermination protein NusG, whose amino-acid sequence MTDLVSTAQDTATPAQPQGRELKWFIIHTYSGYEAKVMEHLRQRIKMEEREGSFGDIQIPEETYEEMKVDAKSGKKERVVKKRKSFPGYLLVQIQVESKPEGSVEMADADWHLVRNTPKVTSFVGANKKRPTPLTDDEVRQIMHHTEETQEKPKPKYHFEKGEKVRIIDGPFANFEGDVDEIHEERSTIKVMVTVFGRSTPVELDFIQVEKR is encoded by the coding sequence ATGACCGATCTCGTGAGCACCGCACAAGACACGGCGACCCCGGCTCAGCCGCAGGGGCGCGAGTTGAAGTGGTTCATCATCCACACCTATTCGGGCTACGAAGCCAAGGTGATGGAGCATCTGCGTCAGCGCATCAAGATGGAAGAGCGCGAGGGCAGCTTCGGGGACATCCAGATCCCCGAGGAGACCTATGAGGAAATGAAGGTCGACGCCAAGTCCGGCAAGAAGGAGCGCGTCGTCAAGAAGCGCAAGTCCTTCCCGGGCTATCTGCTGGTCCAGATCCAGGTGGAGAGCAAGCCCGAGGGTTCCGTCGAGATGGCGGATGCGGACTGGCACCTGGTGCGGAACACCCCCAAGGTGACCAGCTTCGTGGGGGCCAACAAGAAGCGGCCCACGCCCCTGACGGACGACGAGGTCCGCCAGATCATGCACCACACGGAAGAGACCCAGGAGAAGCCCAAGCCCAAATACCACTTTGAGAAGGGCGAAAAGGTCCGTATCATTGATGGCCCCTTCGCCAATTTCGAAGGGGATGTGGATGAGATCCACGAAGAACGCTCCACCATCAAGGTGATGGTGACGGTGTTCGGTCGCAGCACCCCCGTGGAGCTCGACTTCATCCAGGTGGAGAAGCGCTAG
- the secE gene encoding preprotein translocase subunit SecE, with amino-acid sequence MIGAIKQQARDLFAELDRVDWPSKEKVLTSTWTVVIVSVFVGAFLWSVDWFLSKGFAYFFLKAR; translated from the coding sequence GTGATCGGAGCCATCAAACAACAGGCCAGAGATCTGTTCGCAGAGCTCGACCGGGTGGATTGGCCCAGCAAGGAGAAAGTGCTGACCTCCACCTGGACTGTGGTGATCGTCTCGGTGTTCGTCGGGGCCTTCCTGTGGTCCGTGGACTGGTTCCTCTCCAAGGGCTTCGCGTACTTCTTCCTGAAGGCCCGTTGA
- the rpmG gene encoding 50S ribosomal protein L33 — MRDIIHLQCQDCKRKNYSTTKNKKTTTGKLEFNKFCRFCGGYRVHREAK; from the coding sequence ATGCGCGACATCATCCACTTGCAGTGCCAAGACTGCAAGCGCAAGAACTACAGCACCACCAAGAACAAGAAGACCACCACGGGCAAGCTTGAATTCAACAAGTTCTGCCGTTTCTGTGGCGGTTACCGGGTTCACCGCGAGGCGAAGTAG
- the tuf gene encoding elongation factor Tu, which translates to MAKEKFDRSKPHVNIGTIGHVDHGKTTLTAAITFILAKKFGGETKSYDQIDSAPEEKARGITINTAHVEYQTEKRHYAHVDCPGHADYVKNMITGAAQMDGAILVVAATDGPMPQTREHILLARQVGVPYIVVFMNKIDIADPELAELVEMEIRDLLSSYQYPGDEIPIIKGSARLALDHADTPEHADCACILELMDAVDAYIPDPVRAIDKPFIMPVEDVFTITGRGTVVTGRIEQGIVKVGEEIEIIGLKDTVKKVVTGVEMFRKSLDQGQAGDNAGILLRGVERKDVERGQVLAKPGSITPHTKFNAQVYVLTKEEGGRHTPFFNKYRPQFYFRTTDVTGSIELEAGREMVMPGDNVTLTVELIQPIAMDKGLKFAIREGGRTVGAGNVGEILA; encoded by the coding sequence GTGGCCAAAGAGAAATTCGATCGTTCCAAGCCCCACGTCAACATCGGCACCATTGGCCACGTGGACCACGGCAAAACCACGCTGACCGCGGCCATCACCTTCATCCTTGCGAAGAAGTTCGGCGGCGAGACGAAGTCCTACGATCAGATCGACTCCGCGCCCGAAGAGAAGGCCCGCGGGATCACGATTAACACCGCCCATGTCGAGTACCAGACCGAGAAGCGCCACTATGCCCATGTGGACTGCCCCGGTCACGCCGACTATGTGAAGAACATGATCACCGGCGCGGCCCAGATGGACGGCGCGATCCTCGTGGTCGCCGCCACCGACGGCCCCATGCCCCAGACCCGTGAGCACATCCTGCTCGCCCGTCAGGTCGGCGTGCCCTACATCGTGGTCTTCATGAACAAGATCGACATCGCCGATCCCGAGCTCGCCGAGCTGGTCGAGATGGAGATCCGCGACCTGCTGTCCTCCTACCAGTACCCCGGCGACGAGATTCCCATCATCAAGGGTTCCGCCCGTCTGGCCCTGGATCATGCCGACACCCCCGAGCACGCCGACTGCGCCTGCATCCTCGAGCTCATGGATGCCGTGGATGCCTACATCCCCGATCCCGTCCGCGCCATCGACAAGCCCTTCATCATGCCCGTCGAGGATGTGTTCACCATCACCGGCCGCGGCACCGTGGTGACCGGCCGCATCGAGCAGGGCATCGTGAAGGTCGGTGAGGAAATCGAAATCATCGGCCTCAAGGACACCGTCAAGAAGGTCGTGACCGGCGTCGAGATGTTCCGCAAGTCCCTGGACCAGGGCCAGGCTGGCGACAACGCCGGCATCCTGCTCCGCGGCGTGGAGCGCAAGGATGTGGAACGCGGCCAGGTGCTCGCCAAGCCCGGCAGCATCACCCCCCACACCAAGTTCAACGCCCAGGTGTATGTGCTGACCAAGGAAGAGGGCGGCCGCCACACCCCGTTCTTCAACAAGTACCGTCCCCAGTTCTACTTCCGCACCACCGATGTGACCGGCTCCATCGAGCTCGAGGCCGGCCGCGAAATGGTGATGCCCGGCGACAACGTCACCCTGACGGTCGAGCTGATCCAGCCCATCGCCATGGACAAGGGCCTGAAGTTCGCCATCCGTGAGGGTGGACGCACCGTGGGCGCCGGCAATGTGGGCGAGATCCTGGCCTAA
- the rlmB gene encoding 23S rRNA (guanosine(2251)-2'-O)-methyltransferase RlmB — MRYLGPHACEEALSRGELHTVWIAPAAFGRLAKFVGEARAAGVVVHREPMEGIDRRSQGQRHQGVLGEGGAFAYAEFEDVLAAVKEKGDAALILALDGVTDPHNLGAILRSAAAAAVDGVILPERRSAAVNDTVVRASAGTAGRVPVCRVVNLGRALDDLKEAGGWIYGLAAGEGSRDYLKESFDRATVLVMGAEGEGLHQKIRERCDGLLHIPMPGGIESLNVSAAAAVTLFRVIARRGQASPEVSP, encoded by the coding sequence ATGCGCTATCTCGGTCCCCATGCCTGCGAGGAGGCCCTGTCCCGCGGCGAGTTGCACACGGTCTGGATCGCGCCCGCGGCCTTCGGGCGGCTGGCGAAGTTCGTGGGCGAGGCCCGCGCCGCGGGCGTGGTGGTTCACCGCGAACCCATGGAGGGCATCGACCGGCGCAGCCAGGGGCAGCGCCACCAGGGCGTCCTGGGCGAGGGCGGCGCCTTCGCCTACGCGGAGTTCGAGGATGTGCTGGCCGCCGTGAAGGAGAAGGGCGATGCCGCGCTGATCCTCGCCCTGGACGGCGTCACCGATCCCCACAACCTGGGCGCTATCCTGCGCTCCGCCGCCGCCGCCGCGGTGGACGGCGTGATCCTTCCCGAGCGGCGCTCGGCGGCGGTGAACGATACGGTGGTGCGCGCCAGCGCCGGCACGGCGGGCCGCGTGCCGGTCTGCCGGGTGGTGAACCTGGGGCGCGCCCTGGACGACCTGAAGGAGGCCGGGGGCTGGATCTACGGCCTGGCCGCAGGCGAGGGCAGCCGCGACTACTTGAAGGAGTCCTTCGATCGCGCGACGGTGCTGGTGATGGGGGCCGAAGGCGAGGGCCTGCACCAGAAGATCCGCGAGCGCTGCGATGGGTTGCTGCACATCCCCATGCCCGGCGGCATCGAGAGCCTCAATGTCTCGGCGGCCGCTGCGGTCACGCTCTTCCGCGTGATCGCGCGCCGCGGGCAGGCCAGTCCCGAAGTTTCCCCTTGA
- a CDS encoding OmpP1/FadL family transporter, translated as MAGLMLGAAALPMAAQSLALPAADPVGIARSGAQVAYGYSLEAASTNPALLASLRENRGFYLAAGLDLASTQQSLESNQRTTFSTDRNRGIGAFGAAFRLSPAFSLGLKLDEPFMRHGRLRDDAPSRFLGDGLDLSARRLEGQMAWALSPNVSFGLGLGAARLSFESSSVMRFGVPLDPSQPTSGINPVQGLVEQRVAQSGNKTVPSYSLGLRWAINPRWTLGAAHQSGLKGDLKLSAGFRDANLGLYANDGLSIAPLGTAPRATALLGASTPVQAGSRTLELPSQTSVGFRHRATPMITWEADLRWTSAGLRMPAFAAVSTPSGPVSAPSELPQGKSHLGLGASVEVELGKFWTVRGGLSLDQRSVEESAAEPLLGGSRTAAFSIGAGYRTWGGELSLGYQYRQSEDQDTRRLDGVWSAAGFRATGTRVRMEGMGHLLALGFKKTF; from the coding sequence ATGGCGGGACTGATGCTGGGCGCGGCCGCCCTGCCCATGGCGGCCCAAAGCCTGGCCCTTCCAGCCGCGGATCCCGTGGGCATCGCCCGCAGCGGCGCCCAGGTGGCCTACGGCTACAGCCTGGAGGCGGCGTCGACCAATCCCGCGCTGCTGGCCTCCCTGCGGGAGAACCGGGGCTTCTACCTTGCGGCCGGACTCGACCTCGCCTCCACCCAGCAGAGCCTGGAATCCAATCAGCGCACCACCTTCAGCACGGACCGCAACCGGGGCATCGGCGCCTTCGGCGCGGCCTTCCGCCTCTCGCCCGCCTTCAGCCTCGGCCTGAAGCTGGATGAACCCTTCATGCGCCACGGACGCCTCCGGGATGACGCGCCCAGCCGCTTTCTCGGGGACGGCCTCGACCTGTCGGCCCGCCGCCTGGAAGGGCAGATGGCCTGGGCCCTCAGCCCGAATGTGTCCTTCGGCCTGGGACTCGGGGCTGCGCGCCTGAGCTTCGAATCCAGCAGCGTCATGCGGTTCGGCGTGCCGCTCGATCCCTCGCAGCCCACCTCCGGAATCAATCCCGTGCAGGGGCTGGTCGAGCAGCGGGTCGCCCAGTCGGGGAACAAGACGGTCCCCAGCTATTCGCTCGGATTGCGCTGGGCCATCAATCCCCGCTGGACCTTGGGCGCGGCGCACCAGTCCGGGCTCAAGGGCGACCTGAAGCTCAGCGCGGGCTTCCGCGACGCCAACCTGGGCCTCTACGCCAACGACGGTCTGAGCATCGCGCCCCTGGGCACCGCCCCGCGGGCCACGGCGCTGCTGGGTGCCTCGACCCCCGTGCAGGCCGGCAGCCGGACGCTCGAGCTGCCCTCGCAGACCTCCGTGGGCTTCCGGCATCGCGCCACGCCGATGATCACCTGGGAGGCGGACCTCCGCTGGACCTCCGCTGGCCTGCGCATGCCGGCCTTCGCGGCGGTCTCCACCCCCAGTGGACCCGTGTCGGCCCCGTCGGAGCTGCCCCAGGGCAAGAGCCACCTGGGCCTCGGCGCCTCCGTGGAAGTGGAGCTCGGCAAGTTCTGGACCGTGCGGGGGGGCCTCTCCCTCGATCAGCGCTCGGTGGAAGAGTCGGCCGCCGAACCCCTGCTGGGAGGCTCGCGCACGGCCGCCTTCTCCATCGGCGCCGGGTATCGGACCTGGGGCGGCGAGCTGAGCCTCGGCTACCAGTACCGCCAGAGCGAGGACCAGGACACCCGCCGCCTTGACGGTGTCTGGAGTGCCGCGGGCTTCCGCGCCACGGGCACCCGCGTGCGCATGGAGGGCATGGGGCATCTCCTGGCCCTCGGCTTCAAGAAGACCTTCTAG
- a CDS encoding sensor histidine kinase produces the protein MPLELRDQATFCLDDPLVHAMLEAVDSYAVVLNAQRQILAANPLLLEGIVKENPGDFLGLRVGEAFHCVHRAEGPDGCGSSRACLGCGALLAVLAAQDSQQPSSGECLLSLQREGRWEAREFSVRARPLVVAGHRLVLLTLKDISAQKRRESLEHIFIHDLVNSLHGLQGWTEMLQGSGSDATAIAARILEMTDCLTEEVESQRRLLLAERNELVPDLRETTPGKLIEDLSGSLDAESLARLICLTPAPDAPTLRTDPALLNRILTNMVRNALEAMPVGGQARLWFELRSGQPTFVVQNPGYMPPEVADRVFQRSFSTKAARGRGLGTYGMKVLGETVLGGKVGFTTGWEEGTRFFIMLPGG, from the coding sequence ATGCCTCTGGAGCTGCGGGATCAGGCGACCTTCTGCCTGGACGATCCCCTGGTCCACGCGATGCTGGAGGCCGTGGACAGCTACGCGGTGGTGCTCAATGCGCAGCGCCAGATCCTCGCCGCGAACCCTCTGCTCCTCGAGGGGATCGTGAAGGAGAATCCCGGTGATTTCCTCGGCCTGAGGGTGGGCGAGGCGTTCCACTGCGTCCACCGGGCCGAGGGACCGGACGGCTGCGGTTCCTCCCGGGCCTGCCTGGGCTGCGGGGCCCTCCTCGCCGTGCTGGCCGCCCAGGACTCGCAGCAGCCCTCCTCGGGGGAATGTCTCCTCAGCCTCCAGCGGGAGGGCCGCTGGGAGGCCCGGGAGTTCTCGGTGCGGGCCCGCCCCCTGGTGGTGGCGGGGCACCGGCTCGTCCTGCTCACGCTCAAGGACATCAGCGCCCAGAAACGGCGGGAGTCCCTCGAGCACATCTTCATCCACGACCTCGTGAACTCCCTGCACGGGCTGCAGGGATGGACGGAGATGCTGCAGGGCAGCGGTTCCGACGCGACGGCCATCGCCGCGCGGATCCTCGAGATGACGGATTGCCTCACGGAGGAGGTGGAGTCGCAGCGGCGCCTGCTGTTGGCGGAGCGGAACGAACTGGTGCCGGATCTCCGCGAGACGACGCCCGGGAAGCTGATCGAGGACCTCTCGGGGTCGCTCGATGCGGAGTCCCTGGCGCGCCTGATCTGCCTGACGCCGGCGCCGGATGCCCCGACCCTGCGGACGGATCCGGCGCTCCTGAACCGGATTCTCACGAACATGGTGAGGAACGCCCTGGAGGCGATGCCGGTGGGAGGGCAGGCCCGGCTCTGGTTCGAGCTGCGGTCCGGCCAGCCCACCTTCGTGGTCCAGAACCCGGGGTACATGCCGCCGGAGGTGGCGGATCGGGTGTTCCAACGGTCCTTCAGCACCAAGGCGGCCCGCGGGCGGGGGCTGGGCACCTACGGGATGAAGGTGCTGGGCGAGACGGTGCTGGGCGGGAAGGTGGGCTTCACCACCGGCTGGGAGGAGGGCACGCGGTTCTTCATCATGCTTCCGGGCGGATGA
- a CDS encoding TSUP family transporter, with protein MLSLPKLLLLMLAALLAGFIDAVVGGGGLITVPALMLGLPAGTPLPTLLGTNKVVAVTGTTMAAGKFLRSGTLAWREMVGPVLASAAGASAGVWLTYRMHGDFLRPLLLILLVAMLAFTLLKPELGSLHAPRYGLSHQRGLAAVIALALGFYDGFFGPGTGSLLIFLFVAVLGFDFLRASALAKSVNWASNITSMGLFVWQGSWIPSVALGMAAANGVGGYLGAHVALNRGSGWVRGLFIAVVGALILRLGWQVLFS; from the coding sequence GTGCTGAGCCTCCCCAAACTCCTCCTCCTCATGCTTGCCGCCCTGCTGGCAGGCTTCATCGACGCGGTCGTGGGCGGAGGCGGACTGATCACGGTGCCGGCCCTCATGCTGGGGCTGCCGGCAGGCACGCCGCTGCCCACGCTGCTGGGCACCAACAAGGTGGTGGCCGTCACGGGCACCACCATGGCCGCGGGCAAGTTCCTGCGTTCGGGGACGCTGGCCTGGCGCGAGATGGTGGGCCCGGTCCTGGCCTCTGCCGCGGGAGCCTCGGCGGGGGTGTGGCTCACCTACCGGATGCACGGGGATTTCCTGCGGCCGCTGCTGCTGATCCTGCTGGTGGCCATGCTGGCCTTCACGCTGCTGAAGCCCGAGCTGGGCAGCCTGCACGCACCCCGCTACGGCCTCAGCCACCAGCGGGGCCTGGCGGCGGTCATCGCACTGGCGCTGGGCTTCTACGACGGGTTCTTCGGTCCGGGCACCGGCTCGCTGCTGATCTTCCTCTTTGTGGCGGTGCTGGGCTTCGACTTCCTGCGGGCATCAGCCCTGGCCAAGAGCGTGAACTGGGCCTCCAACATCACCTCCATGGGCCTCTTCGTCTGGCAGGGCAGCTGGATCCCCTCGGTGGCCCTCGGCATGGCCGCGGCCAACGGGGTGGGGGGCTACCTCGGGGCCCATGTGGCGCTGAATCGCGGCAGCGGCTGGGTCCGCGGCCTCTTCATCGCGGTGGTGGGGGCCCTCATTCTCCGCCTGGGTTGGCAAGTCCTGTTCTCCTGA
- the frr gene encoding ribosome recycling factor — protein MTAQTPDAILQETKRRMHASVEALKKEMATIRTGRANASLLDNVHVEYYGSMVPLNQMGTVSVPEAGMLVVTPFDKSAIKAVETAILKSELGINPGNDGNVIRLPIPMLTEERRRELVKVLHRLGEEIKTGVRNIRRDANEDVKKLEKLKEGHISEDAAKKALDDIQKLTDAHIKEVDEAMKHKEAEILKV, from the coding sequence ATGACCGCCCAGACCCCCGATGCCATCCTGCAGGAGACCAAGCGCCGCATGCACGCGTCTGTGGAGGCGCTGAAGAAGGAGATGGCCACCATCCGGACCGGCCGGGCCAACGCCAGCCTGCTGGACAATGTGCATGTGGAGTACTACGGCTCGATGGTGCCCCTGAACCAGATGGGCACCGTGTCCGTGCCCGAGGCGGGGATGCTGGTGGTGACCCCCTTCGACAAGAGCGCCATCAAGGCCGTGGAGACGGCCATCCTCAAGTCCGAGCTGGGCATCAACCCCGGCAACGACGGCAATGTGATCCGCCTGCCCATCCCCATGCTCACGGAGGAGCGCCGCCGGGAGCTGGTGAAGGTGCTGCACCGCCTGGGCGAGGAGATCAAGACCGGCGTGCGCAACATCCGCCGGGACGCCAACGAGGATGTGAAGAAGCTCGAGAAGCTCAAGGAGGGCCACATCTCCGAGGACGCCGCGAAGAAGGCCCTGGACGACATCCAGAAGCTCACGGACGCCCACATCAAGGAGGTCGATGAGGCCATGAAGCACAAGGAAGCGGAGATCCTCAAAGTCTGA
- a CDS encoding dienelactone hydrolase family protein produces the protein MRMLRLLAPLASLALTLAAAPASTEMALTSADGFALKGTLTLPAAKGKAPVVILAHQFGAARSGWAPLAERLAARGIGTLALDLRGHGASTLKDGAEVKVTGDFMASAKAVGFDKIPADLAQAAAWLRKQPGVDSRRIGLAGSSVGAFSVLLAAPEVKPVAILSLSPAGTGAFGEGSRERLKAALLRGRASTLVLASAGDKDAFENAQTVKDLPGVAVNIKDGDEHGFAYFKERADLMAVFFGEYLIYHHTGQAYAAAAAKPAAPAGTVINDKTLADKKAADASK, from the coding sequence ATGCGCATGCTCCGCCTGCTGGCCCCCTTGGCATCCCTGGCCCTGACATTGGCCGCCGCCCCCGCCTCCACGGAGATGGCCCTCACGAGCGCCGATGGCTTCGCCCTCAAGGGCACCCTCACCCTGCCCGCCGCGAAGGGCAAGGCCCCCGTGGTGATCCTGGCCCACCAGTTCGGCGCGGCCCGCTCCGGCTGGGCGCCCCTGGCCGAGCGCCTGGCCGCCCGCGGCATCGGCACCCTGGCCCTGGACCTGCGCGGCCACGGCGCCAGCACCCTCAAGGACGGCGCCGAGGTGAAGGTCACCGGCGACTTCATGGCCTCCGCCAAGGCCGTGGGCTTCGACAAGATCCCCGCCGACCTGGCCCAGGCCGCGGCCTGGCTGCGGAAACAGCCCGGCGTGGACAGCCGCCGCATCGGCCTCGCCGGCTCCAGCGTCGGCGCCTTCTCGGTGCTCCTGGCCGCGCCCGAGGTCAAGCCCGTCGCCATCCTCAGCCTCAGCCCCGCGGGCACCGGCGCCTTCGGCGAAGGCTCCCGGGAAAGGTTGAAGGCCGCCCTGCTGCGGGGCCGGGCCTCCACCCTGGTGCTGGCCTCCGCCGGCGACAAGGACGCCTTCGAGAACGCCCAGACCGTGAAGGACCTGCCGGGCGTGGCCGTGAACATCAAGGACGGCGACGAGCACGGCTTCGCCTACTTCAAGGAGCGCGCCGACCTCATGGCCGTCTTCTTCGGCGAATACCTCATCTACCATCACACGGGGCAGGCCTACGCCGCCGCCGCCGCGAAGCCGGCCGCCCCGGCGGGGACCGTCATCAACGACAAGACCCTCGCCGACAAGAAGGCCGCGGACGCCTCGAAATAG
- the aceA gene encoding isocitrate lyase: MTPKFPVPPIEDDFSAHRWEGITRPYTAETVKKLRGSLRIEHTLARLGARKLWKLLQNDEPTRALGALSGGQAVQMARAGLKAIYCSGWQVAADANLSGQSYPDQSLYPANSVPALVKRLNNALQRTDQVEHGEGGISRDWFLPIVADAEAGFGGPLNAYELMKGMIEAGAAGVHLEDQLSSEKKCGHLGGKVLIPTGHFIRTLVAARLAADVMDVPSLIIARTDADSARLITSDIDERDQPFLTGERTPEGFHRITGGLAMAIARAKAYAPYADLIWCETSTPDLKEARAFAEGVHAEFPGKLLAYNCSPSFNWKKKLSDDEIAAFQRELGALGYKFQFITLAGFHSLNHGMFELANAYRTEHMTAYARLQEAEFASEEKGYTATKHQREVGTGYFDEVAQAISGGLASTLALAGSTEAQQFH; this comes from the coding sequence ATGACCCCCAAGTTCCCTGTCCCCCCCATCGAGGACGACTTCTCCGCCCACCGCTGGGAGGGCATCACCCGGCCCTACACCGCCGAGACGGTGAAGAAGCTCCGCGGCAGCCTCCGCATCGAGCACACGCTCGCCCGGCTGGGCGCCCGCAAGCTCTGGAAGCTCCTCCAGAACGACGAGCCCACCCGGGCCCTGGGCGCCCTCAGCGGGGGCCAGGCCGTGCAGATGGCCCGGGCCGGGCTCAAGGCCATCTACTGCTCCGGCTGGCAGGTGGCGGCGGACGCCAACCTCTCGGGCCAGTCCTACCCCGACCAGAGCCTGTATCCGGCCAACTCTGTTCCGGCCCTGGTCAAGCGCCTGAACAACGCGCTCCAGCGCACCGACCAGGTCGAGCACGGCGAGGGCGGCATCAGCCGCGATTGGTTCCTTCCCATCGTGGCCGACGCCGAGGCGGGCTTCGGCGGCCCCCTGAACGCCTACGAACTCATGAAGGGCATGATCGAGGCGGGCGCCGCCGGCGTCCACCTCGAGGACCAGCTCTCCAGCGAGAAGAAGTGCGGCCACCTGGGCGGCAAGGTGCTCATCCCCACCGGCCACTTCATCCGCACCCTGGTGGCGGCCCGCCTGGCGGCCGATGTCATGGATGTGCCCAGCCTCATCATCGCCCGCACGGATGCGGACTCGGCCCGCCTGATCACCTCCGACATCGACGAGCGGGACCAGCCCTTCCTCACGGGGGAGCGCACGCCCGAGGGCTTCCACCGCATCACGGGCGGGTTGGCCATGGCCATTGCCCGGGCCAAGGCCTACGCGCCCTACGCCGACCTGATCTGGTGCGAGACCTCCACGCCGGACCTGAAGGAGGCCCGCGCGTTCGCCGAGGGCGTCCACGCCGAGTTCCCCGGCAAGCTGCTGGCCTACAACTGCTCGCCCTCCTTCAACTGGAAGAAGAAGCTCAGCGATGACGAGATCGCGGCCTTCCAGCGGGAACTCGGGGCCCTGGGCTACAAGTTCCAGTTCATCACCCTGGCGGGCTTCCACAGCCTCAACCACGGCATGTTCGAGCTGGCCAACGCCTACCGCACCGAGCACATGACGGCCTATGCCCGGCTGCAGGAGGCCGAGTTCGCGTCCGAGGAGAAGGGCTACACCGCCACCAAGCACCAGCGGGAAGTGGGCACCGGCTACTTCGACGAGGTGGCCCAGGCCATCAGCGGCGGCCTGGCCTCCACGCTGGCGCTGGCGGGCTCCACCGAGGCCCAGCAGTTCCACTAG